GATTTTCCTtgtgtgaaaagggaaattatttgatttaatattgctaattaattgtaatattttttttcctgtgtgtgtcatttgctGTGTGCAGGAACCTTAGTTTGTGATGTATTTAGTTGGGTGTCTCTGTGTCCACTGGTATGGCTAAGCTGTGAGATGTTGTGTTAGCCATTTTCTGTTTAATGAAGaggcaaataatgtaataaggATGTCAATTTGCTGGTTAACCATGATTTTGAGAGAAAAAGGTGTTCTTTGTtaagatgtgtctctgttttgagcTGCACAGTTGAGCTGAAAGAAGTGCTGTTGGGCATATTCTTTCTATTGAACACAATAATATGGATGCTAGTTTGTGTCTTAACCATGCTGTAGAGAAAAAGACCTTATTTAGAATTAAAACCTATAAAGTAGCTAGAGCTATGTGTATTCATGATGTTTGGAGTAAAGTTCTGTTCGCTTAAATAGGTTTTTTTTTCGTATTAGGCAAGTAATGTTTACATCAAACAATATgtatcatttaatttacagattcATCTCTGTtggctgtgagatctggtgttTTTCTACCTGCAATTGACCTGCGAGCCACCTGCCTTGGACCTGCTACTTACCTGCACTACATCTGTGATCCTCTAATCCAGAACAAGTTTACACACATTgattccatttaaaaaacacacttaaCTAATTGTTAatccacacacatactccttctccacacaagcacacagacacacaaacacacagacacacacacatacacacaatttgTTGATTTCCCACTGCCAAGGTAAGTTGAAACATTTGTGTAGTTGAAGGCTGACGTTGTCTGGTAAAGCATTGTTTGTGAGTATGATTGGTACAGAttcaaagttaaagttaaagtttcTTTGTgaactttgaaaaaatattaattttttttgtttttcattctgaGATGCCCCGTGCCAAGTCCCACCGTCGTGCCCAGGCCCAGAAGCGGAGGATGGCGCAGCCGCAGCCATGGACCCCCCAGCCGCCTGTCCCCGAGTTCGTTGCTCGTaagtatcaaacagtttgtttattttattaatgtttaacTGACGCAGTTTAAATGTAATGTAcaaattttgtgtcatcatccctaactttgttgtcaaccaCACAGGGCGCGGTACTGGTTACCGCCATCGTGTGCGGAGATGGCCAACTTCGGAGCTGACCCAGCGGAGCTTCAAGTTGGTCACTCCAGCCCAGCAGCCGGACCAGAAGGTattagattttctttttcagaaagaCAGTGCTGGTTGTAAGAAGTCACAGTTGGTGTCTGTGTTCTAAAGCCGTGTCTCTGTCgttgcagatggtgttcgtCGTGGGAGCCTCCCACCTGCGGCCCATGGTGGATGGGATCGTCGCCATGCCGGAGggacctctgtgtttttcttttctctctgttccaggtgcgcatgcagcagagctgaggacagaggtGTCGCACGCCGCTCTCCCTTGGACCCCGGATGTGGTCTGCGTGATGGCCCCCAGCAAcaacctgacagccagcaggaacatcggagaggcgtcgctggacttcggtgctctcctggctacagtCTGCAGCCGCTGGGCGAAGGTGTGTTTCATTTGCAGTTGCTGCTGGCAGTATTTGTTTGCCCTGTGCTGTCACAGCTAGAGGCTGTGTAagcatgtgttttctctgtgctttttttagaaacctaaatgtgattctaaatgttttttgtgcgtgtgtaggTGTTTGTGCTGGACTTCCCTCCACGCCTGAACATCGAGCCTGGCTTGCAGGAGCTGTTTCGCCAGGAGTTCCGCCGTGTCGCAGCACGCATGGGTATGTTTTAGTTTTGGTTATCTGCACTATTATAACTGATGTATCGTGAGATTAACCTCATATGTTTCACATGAGTGTAATTAATATCGGAATGTATgatgtttctcacttttgcggcaggtctcccatacgtgtctgtggcagagcacctcccTCTGGATCGGttggagctgtggagccgtgacagtgtaagtacagcatactttgttgttctttgttgttgtgacatgacaAATGGAGGAGTTGAAAGTTGCCATTTTCGATACACAAGTTGAGTGCAATGTGTtctgtgtttgactgttttccaggtgcacctCAGCGACAGCGATGGAACGCCGATCCTGGTCCAGGCCCTGTGGGACGCCGCGGTCCACCAGctggctcctccccctcctcctccgccttcGGTGCCCCCCCGGACATCGCCTCGTGCCAGGGTCTCCCCCGTGCTGGTCGTGACAGGACACAGGCCCGCGCCCCGTCACCGCGACCCACTGGAGTGGACCGTGGTCGGACAGGAGGGCAAGGTAATGTGTTTCTctgagtcattttctggctctacatatgtgcattttttctggttttatgtattcatttttgtggtgttagggaaaaaaagtgacttattttttgttgttgtggtttttaaggCTCGAGCATCTCCGGTGCAAGAGT
The Myripristis murdjan chromosome 16, fMyrMur1.1, whole genome shotgun sequence DNA segment above includes these coding regions:
- the LOC115373288 gene encoding uncharacterized protein LOC115373288 — translated: MPRAKSHRRAQAQKRRMAQPQPWTPQPPVPEFVARRGTGYRHRVRRWPTSELTQRSFKLVTPAQQPDQKMVFVVGASHLRPMVDGIVAMPEGPLCFSFLSVPGAHAAELRTEVSHAALPWTPDVVCVMAPSNNLTASRNIGEASLDFGALLATVCSRWAKVFVLDFPPRLNIEPGLQELFRQEFRRVAARMGLPYVSVAEHLPLDRLELWSRDSVHLSDSDGTPILVQALWDAAVHQLAPPPPPPPSVPPRTSPRARVSPVLVVTGHRPAPRHRDPLEWTVVGQEGKARASPVQESVLPSNPVWFSGDMLEAMETVSPSSDDDTAVPPAGQVNCLKIMFTIVRSKPESILDLILCECVCEWLCVFPSACSVFY